Genomic window (Granulicella arctica):
TTTCCATCCGCGACCTCGAACTAGCTGACAAACGCGTTCTCATCCGTGTCGACTTCAATGTCCCGATAAAGGATGGCGTGATCACCGACGACACCCGCATCCGCGAGACCATCCCAACGATTGAGTATGCACTGCGCCGGAAGGCGAAGGTCATTCTCGCCTCGCACCTGGGTCGTCCCAAGGGCCAGCCGGCCGAGTCGATGAGCCTGCGTCACCTGGTCGACCATCTTCGCGACCTTCTCGACCATGTGCTGGACGAGGATGAGAATGTCGGCTTCTCCCCGGACTGCGTCGGTGAGATTGCCACGGAGTTGACCAGCAACCTCCAGTCCGGACAGACGCTGCTGCTTGAGAACCTGCGCTTCCATGCTGAGGAAGAGGCCAACGATCCCGCCTTCGCAAAGGAGCTTGCCAGCCTCTGCGACATCTACATCAACGACGCCTTTGGAGCAGCCCATCGCGCTCATGCTTCGACCGAAGGCATCACGCACTTCGTCACGCAGTCCGCCGCTGGCCTGCTGATGGAGAAGGAGTTGACGTACCTTGGCAAGGCGCTGGACGAACCGGATAAGCCCTTCGTGGCGATCATCGGCGGGGCCAAAGTCTCGGACAAGATCGAAGTGATCGACAGCCTGCTTGAGAAGGCCGATGCGATTTTGATCGGCGGCGGCATGGCGTACACCTTCCTCAACGCGCAGGGCCAGACCACGGGCAAGTCGCTGGTAGAGACGGACAAGATCGACATCGCCAGGGCGGCGCTCGATAAAGCCAAGGCGAACGGCGTGAAGTTCCTGCTGCCGATCGACCATATTCTTGCTGACAAGTTCGCGGGCGATGCGGCGACCCAGAGCTTCACCGGCACCGGCGCATTCCCTGCGGAGTGGATGGCGCTCGACATCGGCCCGAAGACCATTAAACTCTTCACGAAAGAGATTGACGACGCCCGCACCGTGCTCTGGAACGGCCCAATGGGCGTCTTCGAGCTACCGGCGTTTGCGCATGGCACGAATGCAATTGCCTCCGCCGTGGCGCACAACAATGATGCCACCACGATAGTCGGTGGAGGTGACTCCGTCGCGGCCATCCACAAGTCAGGCTTCGCCGACAAGATCACCCACATCTCGACCGGCGGCGGTGCTTCGCTCGAGTTCCTTGAAGGTAAGGTGCTGCCGGGCGTCGCTGCGTTGAGCGAGAAGGACAAGTAAGCCGAATGATCAAGCTACGAACGCTGCTCACAATTTTCTTAGCGCTGGGACTCAGTTACGCGCATCAGGGTATGGCGCAGGAGAAGGGCAATTGGCGGCCTTCGAGTAAGACCGCTCAATCGATCACAGGAGAGATCGCCTTCGGTAATGAGAAGCTGATGATCAACTTTCTCAGCATCACCGTAGCCGAGATCCGCTCGCTCACGCCGACCGAGATCCTGGCCGCCTTCAGCGACTCCGAAGCGGGTGCGGGAACCGGCCACCTCTATCGCCTGAGCATTCCGGCGGACAAGCGCTTCCTGCACAAGAACACCATCTGTGGCGTCGAGGAGACGCAGTGGATGGCCACCTATGTCTCCGGCAAACAGCTCGAGATCGCCTTCTTCTCAAACGCGACGCCGCCTCTCTTCACCACCGAGGCCCTCGGCGGTAATGCCAATCTCTGCGGCATCTTTTCCTACGCGCATTAGCGACAGAAGGTATCTGACATGAAGGTGCAGACACCTTGGATAAATTTAAGCATTGCAGGCGTGGCATTCTCTTTTCGCACTTATCGAATGGAGAAGATGTCGCGAGAGAAACTGACCTTTTCATAAGCAAACTACCCTCCGAAGCTGTTACCAACGCTGGATAGCAGCCAACGTGGAATACTGGACGCAAATGATCACACCATCCATCGGTCGCCCCGAATCGCACGAAGTTGTTCCGTTCCAGTTCGTGTACGTCAAACAGGTTGTCGGGGAGGATATCCTTTCGATCCTGAACGAGCAGCTCGGCGAGACTCTACAAGCCTTCTCCGGCTACACGGAGGAGACCTCGCTGCAGCCCTACGCGCCGGAGAAGTGGACGCTTCGGCAGAAGCTCGGCCACATCAACGACGCGGAGCGCATCTTCACCTTCCGCGCCCTCTGGCTGGCGCGTGGACTGGGTGCACCGCTGCCCAGCTTTGAACAGGATCAGGCTGTCCTCACAGCCGAGTCCAACGAGATTCCCTGGGCCTCGCACCTTGAGGAGTTTGAGCGGCTGCGTCGCGCAACGCTTTCGCTCTTCCAGAACCTGCCTGCTGCCGCGTGGATGCGTACCGGTGAGGTGAGCGGCCATGTCGTCACCGTGCGGGCGCTTGCCTTCGTGACCGCAGGCCATCTCACCCATCATCTGCGCATGCTGCGCGAATCCTCAGCATTGGCAGTCTAACCGTGCGGCTTCCCAACGCATCCCTGGAGATGGGATACTAAGCATCCATGCGCAAACCTCTGATCGCCGGAAACTGGAAGATGTACAAGACGCCTAAGGAGTCGCTCGCATTCCTGAACGAGTTCCTGCCCTTGATGAGCGACCACACCGCACATGACATTACGATCTTCCCGACCATGTCTTCGCTCGGCTACGTCATCGAGGCCGTGAAGGGGACAAATGTCTCCGCCGGCGCACAGACGATGCACTGGCTGAACGAGGGACCATACACCGGTCAAACCTCGCCGACCATGCTCGCCAGCATCAACTGCACGCACGTCCTGCTCGGCCACTCCGAGCGCCGCATCTACGCAAACGAGACCGACGACATGGTGAACTGGAAGTTGAAGGCCGCGCTCGCCCATGATCTTGTGCCGATCGTCTGCGTGGGTGAATCGCAGGAGAAGCGGCAGGCAGGGCTTACTGAAGCTGTACTGAATTGGCAGATCGCCTGCGCGTTGAATGGCGTCCGTTCCGAATACGCCGCACCCATCGTCATCGCATACGAACCGATCTGGGCTATTGGCACCGGCAGCGTGGCTACACCCGATCAGGTCTCAGAGGCTCACGGAATCATTCGCCGCGAGGTTGCTGCGAGGCTAGGACAGCATCGCGCCGACGCGATTCGCATCCTTTACGGTGGCAGCGTCAAGCCGGAGAATATCGCCAAGCTGATGGTCGAGCCGGAGATCGATGGCGCACTCGTCGGCGGCGCCAGCCTCGACGCCAAGTCATTCGCCCAACTGATTCACAACTCTGTCCGGAACACGGGCGGCAAAAAGTAGCCACCGAAAACGAAAATGCCCCCAACTGTTTAGGCTGAGGGCATTCCTTACCACACGCAATCTCTAGCGGCGGTAGCCGCGATGACGATAGTAGCGATGATGGTGGTGATAACGACGGTGGTGTGGTCCTACGCGAACGATAACCTGCGCGTCTGCCGGGGTAACGGCCCCAACCAGAACGATAGCAACAATAAGACCTAAAATCCAGCTTCCCAGACGACGGCTCACGTGCGCTCCTTGAATTGACTCAACATTTCGTTTTGGATGCACTGCATTCACAGGTAGTTGTGGCCGGATGAAAACTTCGTCTAGCGAACTACGCCCATCTGACCCATGGGCCAATACACGAAGGCCGCCTTGCCATAGATCAACTCGCGGTCGACGGGCCCAAAATCGCGGCTGTCGCTGGAGATCGACCGATGATCTCCCATGACAAAGTACTCATTCTTCGGAATGACCATCTCCGCCTCAGAACGCTCGTCGCGATAGCGGACGGGAACGTACCGCTCATGTAGCTGCTTGCCGTTGACGAAGACTTTACCCTGGTCGATGCGGACGTCGTCTCCAGGTACAGCGATGACGCGCTTAATATAGCTCTTCGAATGATCATGCGGGTAAAGAAAGACGACGACATCCCCAGGCGCGATCGAGCCGACCCGGTAGGCAATCTTGTTGATGAAGAGGCGGTCCTGATCCTCAAGGACCGGCAGCATGCTCGTGCCTTCGACCCGTACCGGCTGGTAGAGGAAGATGATGATGAAGGCCGAGACCACGATGGACACCATCAAATCGCGCAGCCACGAATGCATCCCGCTGCGCTGCACTGGTCTGCTGTCTCCAGCCTCGCTTCCTTGTACTTCATCCGTCATGCTCAAATCCTTACTCACTCCGACCCTGCGAACTACGCATGTACATTCTTTAGACGTTCAGCAACCACATTGTGCGCAGTCCATTCATGTCAGTCAACGCTAGTGTCGATACTATAGGGATTGCTGCGGTTCTCTTTCTTCGCACTGCTTTACTCGGAAGCGTTCCTTATTTATTCGACCTAAAAAAGATAACGCGTTTGCGTGTTCTGCCGCCTGACGCTAATGGCCTGACCAAAAGACCATCACAGTCAAAAATGGCATCCAACGTGGAGAGCTATGTTGATCCTTTGAATAAACAAAGGCGAATCTGGTTGTTGCATATTTGAAAATGGCGCGTACTATCAGCGACATAGGCAATACTTGTAGCGCATAGCCCATCCAAGCATCCGGTCGGCTTGATCGTGCGTTAGAAGATAGGCACTTCACGCACAGGCTGGGTAACCCCGCGCGATATGCAACTCGCGCATCCCAGTCACAAAAGGCTAGAATGGCAATAGACCGGCGGGAGCTATATGGCAACACTCACGATGACGGAACAGACCTCACCAAAGCAGCCTAACGAACGAAATCCCATTGACCTCAAGATCCTAACGACCGAGACATCGAATGCAGCCTCTGAAGGCTTCGATACGAAATCGGCGCTTGAGATCGCACGCATCATCAATCATGAGGATGCGAAGGTCGCCGCAGCGGTAAAGAAGGCTTTGCCCGAGATCGCCATCGTGATCGATACGGTAGCCCGCTCGCTGCGCGATGGTGGCCGTTTAATTTATGTCGGTGCCGGCTCGAGTGGCCGCATCGCCTCCCTCGATGCTTCAGAGTGCCCACCAACCTACTCCACCGCGCCATCGCAAGTCCAATACATTATGGCGGGTGGGCCAAAAGCCCTCGCTTCCGCCTCGGATGTAAATGAGGACTCCCCCGAGATCGGCCAGCGCGACATCGCCCGCCGCCGCCCGACGCGGAAAGATATCGTCATCGGCGTCTCGGCCAGCGGTCTGACGCCCTATGTAGTGGGCGCAGTCGAATATGCACGCGCCCGCGGTGCAAAGACGGCAGCTATCACCTGCAACTTCAACACCGCCCTCGCCGAGGTCTCAGATACAACGATCGTCGCCGAGGTCGGTCCCGAGGTCATCTCCGGTTCCACGCGCATGAAGGCGTCGTCCGCTCAGAAGATGATCCTCAACATGATTACCACTGGCGCGATGACTCGCCTCGGCTACGTCTACGACAACCTGATGGTCAACGTCCACATGAAGAATGCTAAGCTCGTCGAGCGCGGCATCCGTGTCCTTATGAAGGTCTGCGCCATCGACCGCGACACGGCCATTCGCAGCATCAAATCTGCCGGAAAATCGATTCCGATTGCCGTCGTCATGCTAAAGGCCAACGTCGACAAGATGGAGGCCGTCCGCCGCCTCACCAAGTCCGACGGCAACGTCCGGCTCGCCATCGACGACTCCCGCCTGGAGCTTTGACCGAGCGTTCCACAGGCTGTACCTTTTCGAGCACTCACCCCGTCCATCCGATCTCTACATTCCCCGTAGAATGATCGGATGGACAAGTTTGTAGTACGCGGCGGCAACCCCCTTCTCGGCACCATTAAAGTCTCCGGAGCGAAGAACTCCGCATTGCCCTGCATGGCCGCCGCCATCCTCACCGAAGACGAGGTCATCCTCGAGAACATCCCCCAGGTTCAGGATATCGAGACCGAGCGCAAGCTCCTCACCTCGATGGGTGCCGAGGTGCAGCTTGGCTACGGCCGCGCCCAACACCGTACCCACATCAAGTGCGCCATCCTTTCAGACCCGGTCGCCAAGTACGAGATCGTCAAGACGATGCGTGCCAGTTCGCTCGTCCTTGGCCCGCTGATCGCCCGCACCGGAATCGCCCGCGTCGCCATGCCCGGCGGCTGCGCCATCGGTGGCCGTCCCATCGACCTCCACATCAAGGGTCTTGAAGCGATGGGGGCGACCATCACGCAGGATCACGGCTACCTCGAGGCCCGCACCGACCGTCTGCGCGGCGCCCACATCGTCTTCGACAAGATCACTGTAACGGGCACCGAAGACCTCCTCATGGCTGCGACGCTGGCCGAAGGCGAAACGCTCTTTGAAAATTGCGCCCGCGAGCCTGAGGTCACTGATCTCGCCACGCTCCTGATCGCTATGGGCGCAAATATCGAGGGAGCTGGAACCTCCACCATCCGGGTCCAGGGCGTAGCCAGGCTCCATGGAGCGCGCCACAGGATCAATCCCGACCGCATCGAGGCCGGAACCTTCCTCATGGCCGGAGCCATCACCGGCGGCGACCTGAACGTTGACTGCTGCGAACCCGCGCACCTCGGCTCCCTGATCGCAAAGCTCGAGCAGTGCGGCGTCCGCATCGACGTCGGCAAGGACAACATCCGCGTCCGCTCCGGTGGACAACTCACCGCATCCGACATCACGACCGAAGAATATCCCGGCTTCCCCACCGACATGCAGGCGCAGTTCATGGCGCTCGCCACGCAGGCGGAAGGCACCACCACCGTCACGGAGAACATCTTTGAGAACCGCTTCATGCACGTGCAGGAGCTGATCCGCATGGGCGCTAACATCACCGTCTCGGGTCGCACGGCAACGATCCGCGGGAAGACTTCGCTCCAGTCCGCGGCAGTGATGTGCTCGGATCTCCGCGCCTCTGCCTCACTGGTGCTGGCAGCATTGGTCGCCGATGGCGAGAGCATTCTCGACCGCGTTTATCACATGGACCGCGGCTACGAGCGGCTTGAAGAGAAGTTGCGGGGCGTCGGCGCACAGATCCGCCGCATGGGCGACGTCTTCGGCAAGAAGTAGACCGACCTGAAACAGGGATGAACTACGGTGCAGTCTCGCCCTGAATGCTCTTCGAATATAGATAAGCGTCCATGCCGGTTCCACCGTAGAACTCCGGCTCGAGACCGATCATGCGATACCCTCGTTGCTCATAAAAGCGAATGGCCGGTTCGTTCTGGACGAAGACATGCAACATCATCCGTAAGGCCCCTTTTACCTCGGCGCGACGTTCTGCCTCATGGATCAGTCTTGCTGCAACACCATGGCGGCGTGCAGCAGCCGCGACATCCAGCGTCACCACGTACCCCAACCCTCCATCTGGGCCGCCCTCGATGTGCACGATGATGAAGCCCAGCAGCCCACCGTCCTCCGAGTCGAGAACCAGGGTGAGCGCATTACGAGCCTCAGCAAAGCGCTTCATCATAGGATGGCTAAACCGAAACTCCTCTGCAAAGCACTCGTCGTCCAGCGCCACCATCTGATCGAGGTCGGCACTTACGTACTGGCGAATCTCCTGCATCAGGACCGCGCTACTTGCCCGTGGCCGGAGCCCCCGGGCTCGCGCCGTGGATCACCTTTACCTGCTGCTGATCGATCAGCGAATCCGGAGGACTGTCGATCACATTCTGGTCGGCAGTCAGACCGGATGCAACCTCAACCTGCGTCCCGAAGTCGCGACCCAACACGATAGGTACCAGACGTGCATGATCGCCCTCGAGTGTCGCCACCCGTAGCCCCTCAGAGCGGAAGATGAGTGAGCTTACCGGCAGGATCACTGTCGGCGCACCTTTTTCAAGCTTCAGGTGAACCTCCGCGTAAGAACCCGGCAGCAGTTCCCCACTCGCATTCTTTACATCCACTTCGACCAGCAAGGTGCGCGTTGCAAGATCGATCGCGTTAGCGTTCCGCACCAGCTTGCCGGTAAACTTGCGGCCCGGAAACTGCGTCAGCGTCAGGTCCGCCTCGGTCGAAGGCTTCGCGTCACGCGAGTAGATCTGCGGCACATTGATGAAGACACGGAGCGTGTCAATCGCGGCAATATGGAATAGCTCCCGTCCATTCGCTCCGGGAACCGTGCCGGTGCTCGCATTGCCCGCGTTGATAAGCTGCCCTTCATCCGTATTGCGCGCAGTGAGCACGCCGTCGAAGGGTGCCATGATCTTCTCGAAAGACTGCAACTCCTGCAGACGTCGCACATTCGCCTCAGCGGAATGGACCATCGTCTGTTTGGCCTGTGCGTCCGCCAGAAAATTCTCCGTCTCCTGCTGCGAAACGGACTTCGTCTTCAATAGATCGGTGTAGCGATTAGCCGTTGTCTGCGCGATCTGCAGGTTCGACTGCGCCGTCGCCAGATCGGCCTGTCCTTGCGTAAGCTGCTGGTCGACCTCAGGAGAATCGATCACCGCAAGCAACTGTCCTTTGCGCACCCGACCGCCGATATCCACGTACCACTTGCGGAGATATCCATTCGTCCGCGCATAGATAGGCGCATCGCGGAAGGCCTGCATGTTGCCCGGCAACACGATCTCCTGTGCCGGTGCGCCCTCCTTGGGTTTGATCACGAGCACCTGCGGAATCGCAGCGTCGTTCGTATCGGCGACCAGCTTCTTCTCGGCATGGATGCGCGGCAGAATGCCCGTCACAGCAAGGACTACGGCCACAATCGCCACAATCAGCAGCACCAGGCCGACGCGCTTCGTCGAGGTCGCAGGCGGCTCAACGTGGCCGTACTCGTGGGAGGTGCCGCCTTCGGTGGTGTGCTTCGATTCGCTACTCATTGCTCGTTCTCCACATTCTAAGACTACAGTTCGGATTCGTCTGCTATCTGCTGAGGTCCCTTATCGTTGCGATGCAGCATGCTGAAGAAGACGGGAACAAAGGTCAGCGTGGCTACCGTAGCCAGCAGCAGGCCGCCGATCACAGCGCGGCCAAGCGGAGCGTTCTGCTCGCCGCCGTCGCCCAGCCCCAGCGCCATCGGGATCATGCCGATGATCATCGCGAGAGCTGTCATCAACACTGGGCGGAAGCGGGTAAACCCGGCTGAAAGCGCAGCTTCGACCGCGTTCATGCCACTTTCCATCTGCTCCTGTGCGAAGCTCACCACGAGAATGCTGTTTGCCGTCGCCACGCCCATGCACATGATCGATCCGGTCAGGGCAGGCACGCTGATCCGCGTATGCGTCAGGAAGAGGAGCCAGACAATGCCGCACAACGCAGCGGGAAGCGCCGCGATGATGATGAAGGGGTCAAGCCACGATTGGAAGTTCACCACGATCAGCATGTACACCAGCACAATCGAGAAGAACAAGCCGCCGACTAACCCAACGAACGACGTCCGCATCGTCTGAATCTGCCCACGCACGATTACCTGCGAGCCGCGCGGCAGACCCTTCTTGTTATCGGCCACAATCTTGTCGATTGACTTAGCTACGCTCGCAAGATCGGTGTCCTCTACCGCGCCGTAGATATCGATAACCGGCTGCACGTTGTAGTGGCTTACGGTTCCCGGCTCTGTTCCGCGATTGATCGCCGCCAGATTGCCGAGGATCTGGGGTGCGCCATTCGCTCCAGTCACTGGAATATTCCGCAGGTCCTGCAGGTTCTGCAGATCGTACTGCGGCTCCTGGATCGCCACGCTATAGCTCACGCCATTCAATGGATTGAGCCAATACGACGGTGTCGTCTGGAAGCTGCCGCTTAGCGTCACCAGCAGGTTTCCCGCAACGTCCCTCTGTGAAAAGCCCACCTGTTGCGCCTGTGTACGATCCACTTTGACCGTAAAGTTCGGCGCATCGAATGGCTGCTGGATACGGAGATCCGTCGTTCCCGCAACGTGGCGAATCTGCGCGAGCAACTTCTCCGCATAGTCACGGTTCGCCTGTACATCGTTTCCGACGACCTGGATATCGAGCGGTGCCGGAAGGCCGAAGTTCAGGATCTGGCTGACGATGTCGGTCGGCAGATAATAGAACGTCGAACCCGGGAACTGAGTAATCAGCTTCCGCCGCAGCTCCTGCATATACGGCATCGTCGCGCTATGGTCCTCGCTCAATGTGACGAGGATGTCCGCATCACCAGAGCCGATCGGCGCTGAGTTGCTGTAGGAAAGATTCAGTCCGCTATACGGCAGCCCGATGTTATCGATGATCGTCACCAGCTCAGACTTCGGGATCATCCGCCGAATTTCCTGGTCGATCTCATCGCAAAGCTTCGCTGTCTCCTCGATGCGCGTACCCGTCGGTGCCCGAACATGCAGCTTGAACTGGCCACTGTCGACCGTCGGGAAAAAGTCCTGCCCAAGCCACGGGTAGAGCACGCCCATCGACACAAAGCAGAAGCCGAAGAAGCACAGCAGGAAGGCCGGACGATGCGCAACGCAGATCGCCAGGAAGCCGTGATATGCCGACCGCAGCTTCTCAAAGTTCCGCTCGAACACGCGCTGGAAGACGATGAAAGGATTTCTGCTCGTCTTCTTCGCAGCCTCGGCCTCTTCGGAGTGGGGCAGCAGCAGGTACTTCGCCATCGTCGGCACAATCGTTCGCGAGAGGAAGTACGACGCAAGCATCGCGAAGACGACTGCCTCTGCAAGTGGTACGAAGAGGTAGCGTGCCACACCACTGAGAAAGAACATGGGGACAAACACGATGCAGATTGAAAGCGTCGAGACGAAGGCCGGAATGGCGATCTGCGTTGCGCCGTCGAGAATCGCCTGCTCGGTGTCCTTGCCGAGTTCGATGTTGCGATTGATGTTTTCAATCTCGACCGTCGCATCATCCACAAGGATGCCGACGGCCAGCGCCAGCCCTCCCAAGGTCATGATGTTGATCGTCTCGCCCAGCGCGCTCATCGTGATGATCGACACAAGGATCGACAGCGGGATCGACACCGCGATGATGATCGTACTGCGCCAGCTTCCCAGAAAGACGAGGATCATGATCGCGGTCAGGACGGCGGCAATCAGCG
Coding sequences:
- a CDS encoding efflux RND transporter periplasmic adaptor subunit, coding for MSSESKHTTEGGTSHEYGHVEPPATSTKRVGLVLLIVAIVAVVLAVTGILPRIHAEKKLVADTNDAAIPQVLVIKPKEGAPAQEIVLPGNMQAFRDAPIYARTNGYLRKWYVDIGGRVRKGQLLAVIDSPEVDQQLTQGQADLATAQSNLQIAQTTANRYTDLLKTKSVSQQETENFLADAQAKQTMVHSAEANVRRLQELQSFEKIMAPFDGVLTARNTDEGQLINAGNASTGTVPGANGRELFHIAAIDTLRVFINVPQIYSRDAKPSTEADLTLTQFPGRKFTGKLVRNANAIDLATRTLLVEVDVKNASGELLPGSYAEVHLKLEKGAPTVILPVSSLIFRSEGLRVATLEGDHARLVPIVLGRDFGTQVEVASGLTADQNVIDSPPDSLIDQQQVKVIHGASPGAPATGK
- the murA gene encoding UDP-N-acetylglucosamine 1-carboxyvinyltransferase, translating into MDKFVVRGGNPLLGTIKVSGAKNSALPCMAAAILTEDEVILENIPQVQDIETERKLLTSMGAEVQLGYGRAQHRTHIKCAILSDPVAKYEIVKTMRASSLVLGPLIARTGIARVAMPGGCAIGGRPIDLHIKGLEAMGATITQDHGYLEARTDRLRGAHIVFDKITVTGTEDLLMAATLAEGETLFENCAREPEVTDLATLLIAMGANIEGAGTSTIRVQGVARLHGARHRINPDRIEAGTFLMAGAITGGDLNVDCCEPAHLGSLIAKLEQCGVRIDVGKDNIRVRSGGQLTASDITTEEYPGFPTDMQAQFMALATQAEGTTTVTENIFENRFMHVQELIRMGANITVSGRTATIRGKTSLQSAAVMCSDLRASASLVLAALVADGESILDRVYHMDRGYERLEEKLRGVGAQIRRMGDVFGKK
- a CDS encoding GNAT family N-acetyltransferase, producing the protein MQEIRQYVSADLDQMVALDDECFAEEFRFSHPMMKRFAEARNALTLVLDSEDGGLLGFIIVHIEGGPDGGLGYVVTLDVAAAARRHGVAARLIHEAERRAEVKGALRMMLHVFVQNEPAIRFYEQRGYRMIGLEPEFYGGTGMDAYLYSKSIQGETAP
- the murQ gene encoding N-acetylmuramic acid 6-phosphate etherase, with protein sequence MATLTMTEQTSPKQPNERNPIDLKILTTETSNAASEGFDTKSALEIARIINHEDAKVAAAVKKALPEIAIVIDTVARSLRDGGRLIYVGAGSSGRIASLDASECPPTYSTAPSQVQYIMAGGPKALASASDVNEDSPEIGQRDIARRRPTRKDIVIGVSASGLTPYVVGAVEYARARGAKTAAITCNFNTALAEVSDTTIVAEVGPEVISGSTRMKASSAQKMILNMITTGAMTRLGYVYDNLMVNVHMKNAKLVERGIRVLMKVCAIDRDTAIRSIKSAGKSIPIAVVMLKANVDKMEAVRRLTKSDGNVRLAIDDSRLEL
- a CDS encoding phosphoglycerate kinase, producing MAKLSIRDLELADKRVLIRVDFNVPIKDGVITDDTRIRETIPTIEYALRRKAKVILASHLGRPKGQPAESMSLRHLVDHLRDLLDHVLDEDENVGFSPDCVGEIATELTSNLQSGQTLLLENLRFHAEEEANDPAFAKELASLCDIYINDAFGAAHRAHASTEGITHFVTQSAAGLLMEKELTYLGKALDEPDKPFVAIIGGAKVSDKIEVIDSLLEKADAILIGGGMAYTFLNAQGQTTGKSLVETDKIDIARAALDKAKANGVKFLLPIDHILADKFAGDAATQSFTGTGAFPAEWMALDIGPKTIKLFTKEIDDARTVLWNGPMGVFELPAFAHGTNAIASAVAHNNDATTIVGGGDSVAAIHKSGFADKITHISTGGGASLEFLEGKVLPGVAALSEKDK
- the tpiA gene encoding triose-phosphate isomerase; the encoded protein is MRKPLIAGNWKMYKTPKESLAFLNEFLPLMSDHTAHDITIFPTMSSLGYVIEAVKGTNVSAGAQTMHWLNEGPYTGQTSPTMLASINCTHVLLGHSERRIYANETDDMVNWKLKAALAHDLVPIVCVGESQEKRQAGLTEAVLNWQIACALNGVRSEYAAPIVIAYEPIWAIGTGSVATPDQVSEAHGIIRREVAARLGQHRADAIRILYGGSVKPENIAKLMVEPEIDGALVGGASLDAKSFAQLIHNSVRNTGGKK
- a CDS encoding DinB family protein, with amino-acid sequence MITPSIGRPESHEVVPFQFVYVKQVVGEDILSILNEQLGETLQAFSGYTEETSLQPYAPEKWTLRQKLGHINDAERIFTFRALWLARGLGAPLPSFEQDQAVLTAESNEIPWASHLEEFERLRRATLSLFQNLPAAAWMRTGEVSGHVVTVRALAFVTAGHLTHHLRMLRESSALAV
- a CDS encoding efflux RND transporter permease subunit, translated to MWIVRLALRRPYTFVVFSLLLLILGPIVILRTPTDIFPNIDIPVVSIIWNYAGLSPQELGNRIVTPFERNMTTTVSDIEHIESQSLTGIAVIKVFFQPGANVPSAVAEITAIAQTALRQLPPGTTPPLVITYSASSVPVLQLSLSGQGISEQQFNDIGTNFIRTQLATVQGASIPFPYGGKQRQVQVDIDSQALQAKGLSPVDVVNTFSASNIILPAGTAKIGTYEYQIETNSSPTTIQELNDLPIKTINGSTVYVHDVSHVRDGFPPQTNIVRVDGQRSSLVTIQKSGSVSTLDIIKRVREKLPLIASSLPPQLRIQPLADQSVFVRGAINGVVREALIAAVLTAIMILVFLGSWRSTIIIAVSIPLSILVSIITMSALGETINIMTLGGLALAVGILVDDATVEIENINRNIELGKDTEQAILDGATQIAIPAFVSTLSICIVFVPMFFLSGVARYLFVPLAEAVVFAMLASYFLSRTIVPTMAKYLLLPHSEEAEAAKKTSRNPFIVFQRVFERNFEKLRSAYHGFLAICVAHRPAFLLCFFGFCFVSMGVLYPWLGQDFFPTVDSGQFKLHVRAPTGTRIEETAKLCDEIDQEIRRMIPKSELVTIIDNIGLPYSGLNLSYSNSAPIGSGDADILVTLSEDHSATMPYMQELRRKLITQFPGSTFYYLPTDIVSQILNFGLPAPLDIQVVGNDVQANRDYAEKLLAQIRHVAGTTDLRIQQPFDAPNFTVKVDRTQAQQVGFSQRDVAGNLLVTLSGSFQTTPSYWLNPLNGVSYSVAIQEPQYDLQNLQDLRNIPVTGANGAPQILGNLAAINRGTEPGTVSHYNVQPVIDIYGAVEDTDLASVAKSIDKIVADNKKGLPRGSQVIVRGQIQTMRTSFVGLVGGLFFSIVLVYMLIVVNFQSWLDPFIIIAALPAALCGIVWLLFLTHTRISVPALTGSIMCMGVATANSILVVSFAQEQMESGMNAVEAALSAGFTRFRPVLMTALAMIIGMIPMALGLGDGGEQNAPLGRAVIGGLLLATVATLTFVPVFFSMLHRNDKGPQQIADESEL
- the lepB gene encoding signal peptidase I — its product is MTDEVQGSEAGDSRPVQRSGMHSWLRDLMVSIVVSAFIIIFLYQPVRVEGTSMLPVLEDQDRLFINKIAYRVGSIAPGDVVVFLYPHDHSKSYIKRVIAVPGDDVRIDQGKVFVNGKQLHERYVPVRYRDERSEAEMVIPKNEYFVMGDHRSISSDSRDFGPVDRELIYGKAAFVYWPMGQMGVVR